The Clostridium beijerinckii genomic sequence TAGTGAATGTAGATATTGTAGAATTAATGAGACAGACGCAAATTGAATTAGATGATAAAATAAAGGATTCAAAGTTAATATTAAAAAATAGTTACCCTGCAAGTAAGGTGATATTAAATCTTGATAGCCAAAAAACCTTTAGAATTTTTGAAAATCTAATAATAAATGTAGTCAAATATGCTATGAAGGGATCAAGAGTATATGTAGACATAATAGATCATGAGAAAAATGTAGAGATTACAATAAAAAATATGTCTGCAGAAGAGTTGAATTTTGATCCATTTGATATTGTAGATAGATTCCAAAGAGGAGATAAATCAAGGAATACAGAAGGATCTGGTCTTGGTCTTGCAATTGCAAAGAGTTTTGTGGAAGTCCAAGGTGGAACTTTTAATATAGAGATAGATGGAGATTTATTTAAGGTTGTAATTAAATTTAATAAGTAATGAGTAGATTTAATCTGTTGACAATAAACTAATGCAGCTTTACTAGTTAAGTGATTTTTAATATACTTATGTTAGACGGCAAAATCAAAAAAATAATAGGTTGTTAGTTAATAAAGGAGGCATTATGTTTACCAAGGAGGAACTTTTAGTAATTGAAGATGCATTAAAAATTGCAGATGCAGAATATATAAAGTTAATTGATGAAAACAAAAATAATAAAAACAGAATGGTTGCATTTAATAGAAAGCAAAAGAAGTTATGGTTAGTTCAAAATAAATTAAAAAAACTTAAAGAAGAACAAAATTAAATTTAGACTTATGCGATAATCTGCCGAAAGGACAGGTACTCTGTTGTTTCGGTTACTGAGAATAAGTTGAGGCTTTCTAACATCATAAGTTGCACCATTTCAGCATGCTCACGAGACAAGCTCGTGACAAGCAAAATGGAACAACTTATGATGAAGAAATGCCTGCAACATATTCTCTAATGTAACACTGCATATTATGACCCCTGTGGTTACAAAAGAGTACCTGTCCTTTCTGATATAGCAGATTTTTCAAACTATAAGTATAATTCTCAAATTGGATATCTATAAAGAAGAGCAACATTAAATATAGTAGATTCATCTTATTGAAAAAATGATGAGTCTACTATATTTTTATGCAATTATACTTCACTTATTTCATGAATATATTTATAAATTTGCCCAAAGTTTAAGTTCATGTCTTTAACTAGAAATCATAAATATATTTGTGGAGAAAATATTTGAAAATGAGCTGTTAAAGGTTCTTAGCTGTAGGTTGTTCCATTTTTGCTTGTCACACTGAAAGTGGGAGCATGCTAAAGTGGATACAACCTGCTGCTTAGAACCTTCAGCGATATTTTCATAGATTTTCGGAATCAAAATATTTATGATTTCGGCAAGTTAACACACGTAATATAATTTTAAATTTGTATATCGGTTATAAGTTATTTGAATCGAATTGGTTTGCTAAAAGAAAGTTAACATATTATAATGTTTTAGTATGAAATTACTGTTTTATATTAAAAAAAATATATATATTGCAAAAATAATTCTTCATCATGATTCTAAAACTATTGCAAGAATTTTAGCCGTAATTGTGAATTGTGCATTGTGAATTGCAACATATATAAATAAAAATAGGAGCGATATGTATGAATAAATTATTTCAAATTAAAGATTTAGAGTTTTATGAAGAGGATTTTGTTGATGATATAAAAGATTATGAAGATATAATTGATATTATTGATGAGTTAAGTGAAAATTTAAGTTATGAGATTATAGAGATTGCAGGTTCCAATGGATGTTGTGATAAGACAAAGAAAAATTATCTAGTTGAGATAATTGGATATATTGATGAAAATGATGAGTTTATTACTAAAGAGGAGAGAGAAGCTTTAGGAGTTATGGATCTAAATAAGAGATTTGATTTATTTGTTATAACAGTACATAAGTGTACAGCATGTAATAAGTGGGTAATTTCTATATTAGAATAATTATAGGATAATTAGCTGTTGATACAGCTTTTTCTTTTATAAAATGAATTAATGTATAAGAAGGGATGTAAAACAATTGGGGAAGCATAGTAATAGAAATGCTCAAAGATTTAAAATTGGTTTAATGCTAATTTCACTTATAGTACAGCTATTTGTCAATATAAATACTTTTAATATTAAAGTTAATGCTGCTGAAATAAATAGTAAATTAGATGAAATATATATATCTGAGTATAATTACAATGAAGATATGAAAAGTAAAGTCGAACCATATATAAAAAGTAAACTGGAATCTGGATATATAGATGGAGATAAGGACGTTAAATTGTACTATGAAAAATACAATATAGAAAATGCAAAGGCTAATATAGTAATATCTCATGGATATACTGAGAGTTTAGAGAAGTATCATGAATTAATATATTATTTTTTAAAAGAAGGATATAATGTTTTCGGAATTGAACATAGAGGTCATGGCAGATCCGGCACACTTGGAATAGCTGATAAAACCCAAGTGAATGTAGAAAAATTCGATCAATATGTAACTGATTTTAAAAAATTTATGGATGAAGTTGTTATGCCCAATAATCAAGGTAAAAAGGTATTATTGTTTGCTCATTCAATGGGGGGAACTATTGGAACAAAATTCATAGAGGATTACCCAGATTATTTTGATGCTGCGGTATTAAGTGCTCCCATGCTTGAAGTTAACACTGGA encodes the following:
- a CDS encoding alpha/beta fold hydrolase is translated as MLISLIVQLFVNINTFNIKVNAAEINSKLDEIYISEYNYNEDMKSKVEPYIKSKLESGYIDGDKDVKLYYEKYNIENAKANIVISHGYTESLEKYHELIYYFLKEGYNVFGIEHRGHGRSGTLGIADKTQVNVEKFDQYVTDFKKFMDEVVMPNNQGKKVLLFAHSMGGTIGTKFIEDYPDYFDAAVLSAPMLEVNTGNIPKFLADIIVEFEVAIGNGGNYVLGKKAYTPEYKENEIGTSSLNRYKYSHDIVANNKELQRGGASYNWTKEAFDTTKEIIKPENASKVEIPTLLFQADNDTYVKAEGQNKFASSSKNCEIEKIENSRHEIYLEKDEIQKPYLDELLDFYDKV